Proteins encoded in a region of the Marmota flaviventris isolate mMarFla1 chromosome 3, mMarFla1.hap1, whole genome shotgun sequence genome:
- the LOC114086266 gene encoding olfactory receptor 6C4-like, giving the protein MKNHSLTEFILLGLSDVPELQIIIFIFLLLTYMFSIIGNLTIIILTLLDSHLQTPMYFFLRNFSFLEISFTSTFTPRLLFSISTGIKTISFAGCFTQYFFAILFGASEFYLLTAMSYDRYVAICKPLHYTTIMNSKVCIQLVLCSWLCGFLTIFFLIILTSQLDFCGSNVLNHYYCDYGPLVEISCSDTSLLELLEFILALLTLVVTLVLVILSYTNIIRTILKIPSAQQRKKAFSTCSSHMIVISLSYGSCIFMYIKPSAKEGVAFNKGIAVLNNSVAPLLNPIIYTLRNKQVKQAFEDMARKLCILIHLNKGEK; this is encoded by the coding sequence ATGAAAAACCACTCTTTGACTGAATTCATCCTTCTGGGCCTATCAGATGTCCCAGAGCTTCAGAttatcattttcatatttctccTCCTCACATACATGTTCAGCATCATTGGGAATCTGACAATCATCATCCTCACCCTGCTGGACTCCCACCTCCAGActcccatgtatttcttcctccGAAATTTCTCCTTCCTGGAAATTTCCTTTACATCCACTTTCACTCCTAGGCTGCTGTTCAGCATCTCAACTGGGATCAAGACTATCAGCTTTGCTGGCTGCTTCACTCAGTATTTCTTTGCCATTCTCTTTGGGGCCAGTGAATTTTACCTTCTGACTGCCAtgtcctatgaccgctatgtggccatctgcaaaccacTGCATTATACCACCATCATGAATAGCAAGGTCTGCATCCAACTAGTACTCTGCTCTTGGCTGTGTGGCTTCCTGACCATCTTCTTCCTAATCATCTTGACCAGTCAGTTAGATTTCTGTGGGTCCAATGTGCTGAATCATTATTATTGTGACTATGGACCCCTCGTAGAAATATCTTGCTCAGATACAAGTCTACTGGAACTGCTTGAATTTATCTTAGCACTTCTGACACTGGTAGTCACACTGGTGCTGGTGATCCTCTCCTACACAAATATCATCAGGACCATTCTGAAGATTCCCTCAGCTCAACAAAGGAAAAAGGCCTTTTCCACATGTTCTTCCCACATGATTGTCATCTCCCTCTCTTATGGAAGCTGCATCTTCATGTACATAAAGCCTTCAGCAAAAGAAGGAGTTGCCTTCAATAAAGGAATAGCTGTGCTCAATAACTCAGTTGCCCCTTTACTGAATCCAATCATTTATACTCTGAGGAATAAACAGGTAAAACAAGCCTTCGAGGATATGGCCAGAAAATTGTGCATTCTTATTCAtttgaataaaggagaaaaataa